A window of the Brachybacterium sacelli genome harbors these coding sequences:
- a CDS encoding LytR C-terminal domain-containing protein, protein MPSSHHDAHPYGRSADDVRRRDQRARRTRRLRATQLAFFSVVAIVLVGVGAYAVGEFRAPVEEPGVITPKGAGEEEAELACPEPDAVPLSPAEVTVTVLNGTGRSGLAGETSEQLGERGYTVGDPGNTRESSGPATIVYGPKGYLAAQSVLAQLPEGKLTMDEREDASVSLLLGRGFTELAANSKAAAALEQPVEIPEGC, encoded by the coding sequence ATGCCCTCCTCCCACCACGACGCCCACCCCTACGGACGGTCGGCCGACGACGTTCGACGCCGCGACCAGCGCGCGCGCCGGACACGCCGCTTGCGCGCGACGCAGCTGGCGTTCTTCTCGGTGGTCGCGATCGTCCTCGTGGGGGTCGGCGCGTACGCCGTGGGAGAGTTCCGTGCACCGGTCGAGGAACCCGGCGTGATCACGCCGAAGGGCGCCGGTGAGGAAGAGGCCGAGCTGGCCTGCCCGGAGCCGGACGCCGTGCCGCTCTCCCCCGCCGAGGTCACCGTCACCGTCCTGAACGGCACGGGTCGCAGCGGGCTCGCCGGGGAGACCTCCGAGCAGCTCGGCGAGCGCGGGTACACCGTCGGCGATCCCGGGAACACCCGTGAGTCCAGCGGTCCGGCCACGATCGTCTACGGCCCCAAGGGGTACCTGGCCGCCCAGTCCGTCCTGGCCCAGCTCCCGGAGGGGAAGCTGACCATGGACGAGCGCGAGGACGCCTCCGTGTCCCTGCTGCTCGGCAGGGGGTTCACGGAGCTGGCGGCGAACTCGAAGGCCGCTGCCGCCCTCGAGCAGCCGGTCGAGATCCCCGAGGGGTGCTGA